The Diospyros lotus cultivar Yz01 chromosome 15, ASM1463336v1, whole genome shotgun sequence genome has a window encoding:
- the LOC127791885 gene encoding uncharacterized protein LOC127791885 isoform X2, producing the protein MASDSNAPSGSSSSGRKDPAWKYNTLPDPKDINCLKCNFCGKITKGGVYRAKQHLVGGYRNAKVCPKCPSHVKEEIREYMSKKLEEKNNSDVIPDFDDIDTLGDDDDDEVVFERGVKRPMSSSSSQGLTMQQKKQRMKGPLDLLLPPKLKVSTRKQTTMETHVNKELRENACVWFSRWMYEAGLSFNAVKYPSFKPMIEAIGRAGPSMKPPSYHEVRVPYLKKELVRTNEIMKSHKEDWPKYGCSLMCDGWKDKRERSLLNFLVNCPKGSMFIRSIDTSSYAKDAIKIFKLLDQFVEEVGEANVVQVVTNNVSANVLAGEFLMAKRKQLYWTLCAAHCLDLMLEDIFKLPILKKTFQKACAVNGFLYSSTQVLNMMRIFTKKREMLRLGKTRFATAFLTLSRLHKQKANLRKMFTSEEWTNSKFAREARGKLASQTVLQDSFWKNVLYALKVSGPLVKVLRVVDNEDKPAMPYIYEAMDRAKEAIAKSFDDERKYKQIFEIIDGRWNIQLHRPLHATGYYLNPEFFLFKCKHWRRSRDY; encoded by the exons ATGGCATCTGATTCAAATGCTCCTAGTGGCTCCTCTAGCAGTGGTAGAAAAGATCCAGCATGGAAATATAACACACTGCCAGATCCAAAGGacataaattgtttaaaatgtaatttttgtggaaaaataaCGAAAGGAGGGGTTTACCGAGCTAAACAACACCTTGTTGGAGGGTATAGGAATGCCAAAgtttgtccaaaatgtccttcacatgttaaagaagaaattagagagtaTATGTCGAAAAAGCTAGAAGAGAAGAACAATAGTGATGTTATACCAGATTTTGACGACATTGATACCCttggagatgatgatgatgatgaagtggTTTTTGAAAGAGGTGTTAAAAGGCCTATGTCTTCAAGTTCAAGTCAAGGTTTaacaatgcaacaaaaaaagCAAAGGATGAAAGGGCCTTTGGATTTGCTTTTGCCTCCTAAACTTAAAGTGAGCACTAGGAAGCAAACAACAATGGAGACCCATGTCAATAAAGAACTGAGGGAGAATGCTTGCGTTTGGTTTTCTAGATGGATGTATGAAGCTGGCTTGTCTTTCAATGCAGTCAAGTATCCAAGTTTTAAGCCAATGATTGAGGCTATTGGTCGAGCTGGTCCAAGCATGAAACCTCCTAGTTATCATGAGGTGAGAGTTCCTTATCTTAAGAAGGAGTTGGTACgcacaaatgaaattatgaaGAGTCATAAGGAGGATTGGCCTAAATATGGATGTTCCCTTATGTGTGATGGTTGGAaggataagagagagagatctttgCTTAACTTTTTGGTAAATTGTCCAAAGGGAAGCATGTTCATTAGATCCATTGATACTTCCTCATATGCCAAGGAtgctattaaaatatttaaattacttgACCAGTTTGTAGAGGAAGTAGGTGAAGCAAATGTGGTTCAAGTTGTGACTAATAATGTCTCGGCTAATGTTTTAGCTG GAGAGTTCTTAATGGCTAAGCGAAAGCAGTTATATTGGACACTATGTGCTGCCCATTGCTTAGACCTaatgttagaagatatttttaaacttccTATATTGAAGAAGACTTTTCAAAAAGCATGTGCAGTAAATGGATTTTTGTATAGCTCTACACAAGTGTTGAATATGATGAGAATATtcacaaaaaagagagagatgttAAGACTTGGGAAAACAAGATTTGCCACGGCTTTCCTCACCCTTTCAAGACTTCATAAACAAAAAGCCAACTTGAGGAAGATGTTCACTTCAGAAGAGTGGACTAACTCTAAATTTGCAAGAGAAGCACGGGGTAAGCTTGCATCTCAAACAGTGTTACAAGattcattttggaaaaatgttcTTTATGCTCTCAAGGTGTCAGGGCCACTTGTCAAGGTGCTTAGAGTGGTAGACAATGAGGATAAGCCTGCTATGCCTTATATTTATGAGGCTATGGATAGGGCAAAAgaagccattgcaaaatcttttgatgatgaaaggAAATACAAGcaaatatttgaaatcattGATGGGAGGTGGAATATTCAATTGCATCGTCCTCTACATGCAACCGGATATTACTTGAAtccagaattttttttattcaaatgcaaGCATTGGAGAAGATCAAGAGATTATTGA
- the LOC127791885 gene encoding uncharacterized protein LOC127791885 isoform X1, whose amino-acid sequence MMIMADILILMASDSNAPSGSSSSGRKDPAWKYNTLPDPKDINCLKCNFCGKITKGGVYRAKQHLVGGYRNAKVCPKCPSHVKEEIREYMSKKLEEKNNSDVIPDFDDIDTLGDDDDDEVVFERGVKRPMSSSSSQGLTMQQKKQRMKGPLDLLLPPKLKVSTRKQTTMETHVNKELRENACVWFSRWMYEAGLSFNAVKYPSFKPMIEAIGRAGPSMKPPSYHEVRVPYLKKELVRTNEIMKSHKEDWPKYGCSLMCDGWKDKRERSLLNFLVNCPKGSMFIRSIDTSSYAKDAIKIFKLLDQFVEEVGEANVVQVVTNNVSANVLAGEFLMAKRKQLYWTLCAAHCLDLMLEDIFKLPILKKTFQKACAVNGFLYSSTQVLNMMRIFTKKREMLRLGKTRFATAFLTLSRLHKQKANLRKMFTSEEWTNSKFAREARGKLASQTVLQDSFWKNVLYALKVSGPLVKVLRVVDNEDKPAMPYIYEAMDRAKEAIAKSFDDERKYKQIFEIIDGRWNIQLHRPLHATGYYLNPEFFLFKCKHWRRSRDY is encoded by the exons ATGATGATTATGGCAGATATCCTAATCCTGATGGCATCTGATTCAAATGCTCCTAGTGGCTCCTCTAGCAGTGGTAGAAAAGATCCAGCATGGAAATATAACACACTGCCAGATCCAAAGGacataaattgtttaaaatgtaatttttgtggaaaaataaCGAAAGGAGGGGTTTACCGAGCTAAACAACACCTTGTTGGAGGGTATAGGAATGCCAAAgtttgtccaaaatgtccttcacatgttaaagaagaaattagagagtaTATGTCGAAAAAGCTAGAAGAGAAGAACAATAGTGATGTTATACCAGATTTTGACGACATTGATACCCttggagatgatgatgatgatgaagtggTTTTTGAAAGAGGTGTTAAAAGGCCTATGTCTTCAAGTTCAAGTCAAGGTTTaacaatgcaacaaaaaaagCAAAGGATGAAAGGGCCTTTGGATTTGCTTTTGCCTCCTAAACTTAAAGTGAGCACTAGGAAGCAAACAACAATGGAGACCCATGTCAATAAAGAACTGAGGGAGAATGCTTGCGTTTGGTTTTCTAGATGGATGTATGAAGCTGGCTTGTCTTTCAATGCAGTCAAGTATCCAAGTTTTAAGCCAATGATTGAGGCTATTGGTCGAGCTGGTCCAAGCATGAAACCTCCTAGTTATCATGAGGTGAGAGTTCCTTATCTTAAGAAGGAGTTGGTACgcacaaatgaaattatgaaGAGTCATAAGGAGGATTGGCCTAAATATGGATGTTCCCTTATGTGTGATGGTTGGAaggataagagagagagatctttgCTTAACTTTTTGGTAAATTGTCCAAAGGGAAGCATGTTCATTAGATCCATTGATACTTCCTCATATGCCAAGGAtgctattaaaatatttaaattacttgACCAGTTTGTAGAGGAAGTAGGTGAAGCAAATGTGGTTCAAGTTGTGACTAATAATGTCTCGGCTAATGTTTTAGCTG GAGAGTTCTTAATGGCTAAGCGAAAGCAGTTATATTGGACACTATGTGCTGCCCATTGCTTAGACCTaatgttagaagatatttttaaacttccTATATTGAAGAAGACTTTTCAAAAAGCATGTGCAGTAAATGGATTTTTGTATAGCTCTACACAAGTGTTGAATATGATGAGAATATtcacaaaaaagagagagatgttAAGACTTGGGAAAACAAGATTTGCCACGGCTTTCCTCACCCTTTCAAGACTTCATAAACAAAAAGCCAACTTGAGGAAGATGTTCACTTCAGAAGAGTGGACTAACTCTAAATTTGCAAGAGAAGCACGGGGTAAGCTTGCATCTCAAACAGTGTTACAAGattcattttggaaaaatgttcTTTATGCTCTCAAGGTGTCAGGGCCACTTGTCAAGGTGCTTAGAGTGGTAGACAATGAGGATAAGCCTGCTATGCCTTATATTTATGAGGCTATGGATAGGGCAAAAgaagccattgcaaaatcttttgatgatgaaaggAAATACAAGcaaatatttgaaatcattGATGGGAGGTGGAATATTCAATTGCATCGTCCTCTACATGCAACCGGATATTACTTGAAtccagaattttttttattcaaatgcaaGCATTGGAGAAGATCAAGAGATTATTGA
- the LOC127792469 gene encoding protein FAR-RED IMPAIRED RESPONSE 1-like: MFEFKGIICRHVVTVLIQKGVRSIPERYIIRRGRRDVSRSYMRVKINYNGWISTPSQLRYDELCSEFAKVADLVANDEEQTRATMEWIQSRLNALSISKVKSSCGSHMYSQHNVEEQGPDCGEAATDTSGQIFDPRCSQTKGAPRKLRKKGPLETNTKKTKVGSSKENKGKAPRQNIVQNVQAVNEGFSQHAQYHALTPLTYSQHLMATTYYQTWNPSPGVPMFGTGQPFMPMNPPYRQPDDNLPDF, encoded by the exons ATGTTTGAGTTTAAGGGAATAATTTGCAGACATGTTGTCACAGTTTTGATCCAAAAAGGTGTCAGATCAATACCTGAGAGGTATATCATACGACGAGGGAGGAGAGATGTTAGTAGATCCTATATGAGGGTCAAGATTAATTACAACGGTTGGATTAGTACGCCTAGCCAGTTGAGGTACGATGAACTGTGTAGTGAGTTTGCCAAGGTAGCAGACTTGGTAGCAAACGACGAAGAACAAACTCGGGCAACTATGGAGTGGATCCAATCTCGATTGAATGCATTGAGCATATCCAAAGTGAAGTCGAGTTGCGGTAGTCATATGTATTCTCAACACAATGTGGAAGAACAAGGCCCTGATTGTGGAGAGGCAGCAACAGATACAAGTGGCCAAATATTTGATCCAAGATGCTCGCAGACAAAGGGAGCCCCTAGGAAGCTGCGCAAGAAGGGCCCATTGGAAACAAATACTAAGAAAACGAAG GTCGGATCCTCGAAAGAAAACAAAGGCAAGGCCCCACGGCAAAACATTGTTCAAAATGTTCAAGCAGTCAATGAAGGTTTTTCACAACATGCACAGTATCATGCGCTTACACCATTGACCTACTCACAACATTTGATG GCTACCACTTACTATCAAACCTGGAATCCTTCTCCCGGAGTGCCTATGTTTGGCACGGGTCAACCTTTTATGCCAATGAACCCGCCCTACAGACAGCCCGATGACAACTTACCAGATTTTTGA